gaggaggaacagggcacaggagacgcactggtagcctagtgcgtagtgtaggcactgtaggtactaggctggggcggggaggtggcgccggaaataccggaccgtggaggcgtactgactctcttgagcattgagcctgcccaaccttacctggttgaatgctcccggtcgcctgaccagtgcggggaggtggaataacccgcaccggcctatgtaggcgaaccggggaaaccatgcgtaaggcaggtgccatgtatgccgcccgaggagacgcactggagaccagacgcgttgagccggcctcatgacacctggctcaatgcccaatctagctctaccagtgcggggaggtggaataacccgcactgggctatgcactcgtacaggagacaccgtgcgctctactgcgtaacacggcgcctcctcgtactcccgctctccactgtaagcctgggaagtgggcgcaggtctcctacctgcccttggcccactacctcttagcccccccccaagaaatttttgggtgttactcacgggctttttgggcttctgtgcaagacgcgtcccctcataactccggttcccttctccggttgcctctgctctcctcagtgcctccagctgttcccatgggaggcgatccctaccagccaggatctcctcccatgtgtagcaacctttcccgtccaatacatcatcccaagtccattcctccttcttttcctgtcccttactccgtttactccgctgcttggttctggagatttggtgggtgattctgtaacggcagtcctcctcctcttcatctgaagaggaggagtattgagggaaccaaggcgcagcgtagtgaaatgacatattttattaacgaaacacgaacttgattaaactaacaaaaacaacaaacggtgtagacagacctagaagacgtacttacataaaacaagaaaaacgcacgaataggaacataggctacacaaaccgaacaaaccgtaaacagtcccgtgtggtgtacagacacagacacggaagacaatcacccacaacgaacactgtgacaacgcctacctaaatatgactcttaattagaggaacgccaaacacctgcctctaattaagagccataccaggcaacccaaaaccaacacagaaacagaaaacatagaatgcccacccaaactcacgtcctgaccaactaacacataacaaactaacagaaataggtcaggaacgtgacagtacttcAATTAATTTAGTGTTTACAATTGTACCAGCAACATAATTCAGTGTTTTTAAAAACATTGATATTTGTAGTTTAAGAACATATAACAAAGCTACTATATGTCCATGACTGCAGACATGTAAGACACTTCTATTAACCCTTTATAACAACAGTGAACAGTTCTTTCCTCATCTCTGGACTGTATAAATATGATGTGTGTGGAACCTGTTCTACAACATGCCTGGAATGCAGACAGAAAGTAAAGAGAAGAGAGATGCTGTGCCTGTGTTCCAAAtgctaccctattccctatatagtgcaatacttttgaccaaggctctGGAtggagtgcactatgtagggaatagggtgccatttggaatgtaaATACCGGGTGTGTCATCCagctcaatcaaatcaaatcaataaaattcttcataaacaacaggtgtagagcaacagtgaaatgcttacatacgggACGTTCCCaaaaatgcagagagaaaaatagccGAAAAATAATGACACAAAGATGAAATACACAATGATAACCAGGCTAtttacatggggtaccagtacttaGTCCATGCGCAGGTATCATGGTGATCATGTGACCACATAGACGCTGTGTGCCTTTGGGTTCAGTTTGGTTCATTAGTAAAATGGTCATCCCTAGAACTCACCTGTCTGTTACGACGCTGTCTGTTACTCCCCTGTCTGTTACTCTGCGGTCTGTTACTCCTCTGTCTGTGACTCCCCTGTCTGTAACTCCCCTGTCTGTAACTCCCCTGTCTGGTACTCCCCTGTCATGtgactcccctgtctgttacTCCCCTGTCTGTTACTCTGCGGTCTGTTACTCCCCTGTCTGTTACTCCCCTGTCTGTTACTCCCCTGTCTGTTACTCCCCTGTCTGTTACTCCCCTGTCTGTTACTCTGTGGTCTGTTACTCCTCTGTCTGTTACTGTTCTGTCTGTTACTCCCCTGTCTGTTACTCCCCTGTCTGTTACTCTGCGGTCTGTTACTCCTCTGTCTGTTACTGTTCTGTCTGTTACTCCCCTGTCTGTTACTCCCCTGTCTGCTACTCCCCTGTCTGTTACTCCCCTGTCTGTTACTCCCCTGTCTGTTACTCCCCTGTCTGTTACTCTGCGGTCTGTTACTCCTCTGTCTGTTACTGTTCTGTCTGTTACTCCCCTGTCTGTTACTCCCCTGTCTGCTACTCCCCTGTCTGTTACTCCCCTGTCTGTTACTCCCCTGTCTGTTACTCCCCTGTCTGTTACGACGCTGTCTGTTACTCCCCTGTCTGTTACGACGCTGTCTGTTACTCCCCTGTCTGTTACTCCCCTGTCTGTTACTCCTCTGTCTGTTACTGTTCTGTCTGTTACTCCCCTGTCTGTTACTCCCCTGTCTGTTACTCCCCTGTCTGTTACTCCCCTGTCTGTTACGACACTTTCTGTTACTCCCCTGTCTGTTACTCCTCTGTCTGTTACTCCCCTGTCTGTTACTCCCCTGTCTGTTACTCCTCTGTCTGTTACTCCCCTGTCTGTTACGACGCTGTCTGTTACTCCCCTGTCTGTTACTCCCCTGTCTGTTACTCCTCTGTCTGTTACTGTTCTGTCTGTTACTCCCCTGTCTGTTACTGCCATGTCTGTTACTCCCCTGTCTGTTACTCCCCTGTCTGTTACTCTCCTGTCTGTTACTCCCCTGTCATGTTACTCCCCTGTCTGTTACTCCTCTGTCTGTTACTaccctgtctgttactcccctgtctgttactcccctgtctgctactcccctgtctgttactcccctgtcatgtgactcccctgtctgttacTCCCCTGTCTGTTACTCCTCTGTCTGTTACTCCCCTGTCCGTTACGACGCTGTCTGTTACTCCCCTGTCTGTTACTCCCCTGTCTGTTACTCCCCTGTCTGCTACTCCCCTGTCATGTTACTCCCCTGTCTTTTACTCCCTTTTCCGCAACTCCTCTGTCTGTTACTCCTCTGTCTGTTACTCCCCTGTCTGTTACTCTCCTGTCTGTAACTCCTCTGTCTGTTACTCCTCTGTCTGTTACTCCTCTGTCTGTTACTACCATTGTCTGCTCTCTGTTCATCTGTCTTTGCAGGAGATTTTAATCATAATTTTTGCTAAACCACTAGACAAACATTTGCATTTGTAAAGCACTTCTCTTCACCTCAAAGGGCTTTACATAACcgagggctctattttaacaaataaAACACAATGGTACATTTTAGAGACTGCATTGGGCAGGACAAAAAAAAGCTTTCAATGAGGGGAGGTGTTGCTATCCTTGGTGTTTAATCAAATGAAATGAAAAATAAGCAATCTGATTTTTAAAACCAAAATAATATTTCTCAATAGGACGGGGTCAGAAGCAAGATATAATAAATGCCATCTCTTGTTGCATGGTACTGGTGCTCACATGGGCCTTTATGTCTTAACACATAACATTTACACTTCTATACAAAATATTAGACTTCTGTCAGCTGTATAGGTGCGAGACACATTCTCAAAAACATCTGCCGTAGATATGGCATTACAGGAGGACTGAATAGCTTGGAGGAGCACGTCTTGAGTGCTGATCATGAGTCAGTTTagcatttcccccactaatggttaaggttaggattgggttGAGGGAAGACTTAAACAGGTTTTACTACGTCTTTAGCCCAACTCAAAATTTGAATTTAACATTTTCATCACTTCCCTACAACATTTCTGGATAGTTTTTATATTATAATTATCCCTATTTGATCATTATTGGTTTATTGTAGGTTGCATCTCAACATTCCCTATTTGTTACACAATGTTGTTTTATGAGTTTGAACTGAGTAGAGTTTTTAACACATTTGGGTTCAAACCACATCCTGCCCCACATCTGTATTAATAGGATTTATGTTTCCATAACAACATATTTAAGTGACATCACAGCATTGAGCAGTTATAGAGGTCGTCTGAGTGGATCAGCTCCCAAATCTTACAGAAGATCTCAGCAACGAGCTTCAGAGTGAACAAATCTGCTGAGCGAGACGTAGTCAGGGAGACAGCATTTTGATGGGCATGGATATCATGAAAATGGTGGAGGTCGTGGGCATCGCCCTGGGAGTCATAGGATTAATACTGACCATTGTGATCTGTACTCTCCCCACCTGGATAGTGACAACCATCATAGCAGGTAACGTTGCCACCACAAAGGTGGTCTTGTACGGCCTGTGGATGAGCTGTGTGACCCAAGGCACGGGAAAGACACAGTGTGGAGTGTACAACTCCATGTTGTATTGGAAATATGATCTGCAGCCTGCCAGAGCCATGATCCTCACTGCCATCATACTGGGGGTTCTGGGGGTCATGGTCTCCATGGTCGGAGCCAAGTGCACCAACTGcatcaaagacaaaacatctcAGGCCAAGTTGATCATTATCGCTGGAATACTTTTCATCCTGGCCGGaattctcctcctcatcactgttTCCTGGGTAGCAATATTCATCATCTTCGGCATGTGGATCGAAGAAAAGTTTGAGCTGGGGGCCTCGCTGTACATCGGCTGGGTGGCGGCCTCCCTGCTCCTGATTGGAGGGGTCACACTGTGCATCACTGTGGGAGTGTTTGGATGGATGATGGGAATCTTTGGATGGATAGTCTCCCTAGTGGCCAGTGCTCTCTCTGTATGGATCCCATTCAGCCATCATCCTGAGCCCCACTATAGGAACATTTGGATGCTTCTGATGACgacctccatctcctccatcctGGGAGCTCTAGGAGTGATGGGGTCCATCTTTGGGACCAGGTGCTGTAACTGCATCAAGAGTAAAAGGATCAGGATCAAGGGAAGGTTCATCGTTGGAATATTCTTCATCCTGGCTGGTATCCTGCAGTTCACCACTGTGTTTTTGGTTGACCATTACTTAAGAATGGATGTCCACCTGCAGCTCTCCCCTTTCGCCCTGTTTACCCAACATGACCTGGTTATTTTAGCTGAAGTCTGTAGGTGGTCTGCCTCCATGCTCCTGATAGGAGGGACCATACTCTGCTGCTGCATCTTCAAGAGGAACCAGCCAGACTCAACGACAAATACATCAACCTCCCGCTAACAGCTCTGTCTTCAACAGGTCATAGAGGAGTTTATGTCATATTGTGTTGGGATCATAGTCTGGtgcagctgctgctgctactgctttaACAGAGAAACTGTACTttctttaattgaaaacaatgtaGATAATATaattgtgattctatatgtaattctatgataaAACAACCTCTATTGTTTCTGTTCAATGTTTAACGGTCGGAAAGGACCAGATATGTGTGAACATAGTTATTGTTCCACCTTGTCTTTAACAGGTCAAAGGGGAGATTATGACATATTGTGTTCAAATATTCAGTTAATTTAGACTGGGAGGAGAAGTTCCTGAGGTGACTGCAATGAAGGGACATTTTCTGACTGTTTCCTCTCTGATGTTCTATACCAGTATTGATACTTCTCTTTATGTTTCTTTAAAATGGGATGAATTTAAATAGAGAAGGAATTGAATCAGAGGTTGATTGTTTAACCCTGTTAAATATGTTCAAATAAAAAACATATCTGGATGCAAAGTGTTTCCTGGTTGTTGCTGTGCATTTCCTGTTTATGTTCACCACGTTAACCACAAGCCTACAGTCAGTGCCTGGGATCTTCTGACTGAAACATGTATCATAGTGTATAATTATTTCAACTATGTTTATGAAACTGTTATCATTAGTCTATTTAGTCTATTGTATAGTTCATTTCAGTCCATGGATCGAACtttaaaattatttatttcacacTCAAGGGTTTTTCAGCATGTAGTTTCAATCTAACTGAATGTCACTAGTATCTCCGTTAAGTGTGTGTCAACCACATACCGCCCCACATCTGAACGAATAAGTTGTTTCCTTTGCAGAAGTTAGCAATAAGGCAATATTGCACAAGATCCCCTGAAACCTTTTGAAGACTATAAAGCTTAATTCAGTTCTGTGCATTTATATTGAGAAACATTGGGCTGTGTTAACATAAGATCATATAAGATACTAGTGATGGAATTTAATTGAGCCAGTGTGCAGACTGGCTAGCTTCaaatcatttaaaatgtcatttgtcacatgtgccgaatacaacaagtgtagtagaccttacaacaTTATCATCTCTCATGTAACCTGGGACCTGACCTGAGACCTGATGCAGTGTAAGGTCTACAACTCCATGCTGGCCTTACCGCAGAACCTGCAGGCCGACCGAGCCATGACCATCATCGCCATCCTCTTCTGGGTTCTGGGAGTCTCCATAGTCAGGGCCAAGTGCACCAACTACATCAATAACAAAAAGTCCAAGGCCAAAGTAATGATCATCTCCAGAATGATCTTCATCCTGGCTGTAATCCTGGTGCTCGTTGCTGTCTCCTGGACGGCCAGCACCATTTGGGGGAGTTGGGGGCCTCACTCTACATCTGCTGGGAGGCAGCGGCCCTGCTCCTGGTTATGGTGGTCATACTGTGCAGCTCCTGCCCACCCAGTGAGATTGAGTCATGTTTTTGGGAGCCTTTGGATGGATTGTCTCCCTAGTGCCCTGTGTTGTCTGGATAGTAGTTTCTTATGGACCCTCCAGTTGGGTCAAATGGGCTCTGAAGACGATCACTTCcatctcctccatcctgggtACTCTAGGAGAGATGGGGTCCATCCTGGGTAATCTAGGAGAGATGGGGTCCATCCTGGGTAATCTAGGAGAGATGGGGTCCATCCTGGGTAATCTAGGAGAGATGGGGTCCATCCTGGGTAATCTAGGAGAGATGGGGTCCATCCTGGGTAATCTAGGAGAGATGGGGTCCATCCTGGGTAATCTAGGAGAGATGGGGTCCATCCTGGGTAATCTAGGAGAGATGGGGTCCATCCTGGGTAATCTAGGAGAGATGGGGTCCATCCTGGGTAATCTAGGAGAGATGGGGTCCATCCTGGGTAATCTAGGAGAGATGGGGTCCATCCTGGGTACTCTAGGAGAGATGGGGTCCATCCTGGGTAATCTAGGAGAGATGGGGTCCATCTTTGGGGCCAAGTTTTTATCTGCATGAAGAGTAACAGGACCCGGGTCAAAGTCAAGTTTATCAGTGGAACATTCTTTATCCTGGCTGGTATCCTCCAGCTCACCACTCTCTTCTTGGTTGACCATTACATGATTCAGAATATCCCATACCTGCTGGATCATTTTGGTGTTTTGGGTTACTTGGCTGAATTCAATAGGTGGCCTGACTCCATGCTCCTGACAAGAGGGACCAAACTCTGCTGCTGCATCTTCAAGAGGAACCAGCCAGACTCAACGACGACTCAATCAACCTCCCGCTAACAGCTGCAAAAGGTCATAGAGGAGTTTATGTCATATTGTGGTGGGACCATAGTCTTactcagctgctgctgctactactttcAGAGAGACATTCCCAATTTAACAACTctaaaaactaaaaactaaaCATGGttgtgttcgccttagcaatctcactggaataaagacctcctccattactgccattattgaaagagatcgtgatacctcacatctcaaaatagggctacttattGTTAGATCCCTCagttccaaggcagttatagtcaatgtaCTAATCACTGATTATAATCTTGATgcgattggcctgactgaaacatggcttaagcctgatggatttactgtgttaaatgaggcctcacctcctggttacactagtgaccatatcccccgtgcatcccgcaaaggcggaggtgttgctaacatttacgatagcaaaattctatttacaaaaaaaaagaagacgttttcgtcttttgagcttctagtcatgaaatctatgcagcctactcaatcactttttatagctactgtttacaggcctccggggccatatacagcattcctcactgagttccctgaattcctatcggaccttgtagtcatagcagataatattcaaatttttggtgactttaatattcacatggaaaagtccacagacccactacaaaaggctttcggagccatcatcgactcaatgggttttgtccaacatgtctctggaaatactcactgccacagtcatactctggacctagttttgtcccatggaataaatgttgtggatcttaatgtttttcctcataatcctggactattggaccaccattttattacgtttgcaatcgcaacaaataatctgctcagaccccaaccaaggagcatcaaaagttgtgctataaattctcagacaacccaaagattccttgatgcccttccagactccctctgcctacccaaggatgtcagaggacaaaaatcagtttaccacctaactgaggaactcaatttaaccttgcgcaataccctagatgcagctGCACCCCtaaaaattaaaaacatttgtcataagaaactagttccctggtatacagaaaatacctgagctctgaagcaagcttccagaaaattggaacgaaaatggcgccacaccaaactggaagtcttccgactagcttggaaacaCAGTATTGGTgcaatatcgaagagccctcactgctgctcgatcttcctatttttccaacctaattgagaaaaataagaacaatccgagatttatttttgatactgtcgcaacgctaactaaaaagcagcattcccaaagagaggatggctttcacttcagcagtaataaattcatgaaattCTTTGagaaaaagatcatgatcataagaaagcaaattatggactcctctttaaatctgcgtattcctccaaagctcagttgtcctgagttgtcctaactctgccaggacctaggatcaagggagacactcaagtgttttagtactatatctcttgacacaatgatgaaaataatcatggcctctaaaccttcaagctgcataatGGACCCTATtgcaactaaactactgaaagagctgcttcctgtgcttggccctcctatgttgaacatgataaacgtctctctatccaccggatgtgtaccaaactccctaaaagtggcagtaataaagcctctattGAAAaaaccaaaccttgacccagaaaatataaaaaac
The Salvelinus fontinalis isolate EN_2023a chromosome 10, ASM2944872v1, whole genome shotgun sequence DNA segment above includes these coding regions:
- the LOC129863175 gene encoding claudin-4-like, with product MGMDIMKMVEVVGIALGVIGLILTIVICTLPTWIVTTIIAGNVATTKVVLYGLWMSCVTQGTGKTQCGVYNSMLYWKYDLQPARAMILTAIILGVLGVMVSMVGAKCTNCIKDKTSQAKLIIIAGILFILAGILLLITVSWVAIFIIFGMWIEEKFELGASLYIGWVAASLLLIGGVTLCITVGVFGWMMGIFGWIVSLVASALSVWIPFSHHPEPHYRNIWMLLMTTSISSILGALGVMGSIFGTRCCNCIKSKRIRIKGRFIVGIFFILAGILQFTTVFLVDHYLRMDVHLQLSPFALFTQHDLVILAEVCRWSASMLLIGGTILCCCIFKRNQPDSTTNTSTSR